AAGGTCGCTTTCAAAGCGACCTTTTTTCTATGGAAAAATCGTATCCTTGGGGTAACAAATAACCTGAAGGAGGAAACAAAGATGAAAAATGAAACGACGGAATTGGTGTTTATTCTAGATAAGAGCGGTTCGATGGCGGGGCTTGAGAAAGATACGATCGGTGGTTTCAATGCCTTGCTCGACAAGCAGCGAAAGCTTCCGGGCGAGGTCCGTGTAACAACGGTGCTGTTCAATCAGGAATACGAATTGCTTCATGATCGCATTTCACTTGAAGGCATTTCGCCGATGACCGATGGCGATTATGAAGTGGGCGGCATGACCGCTTTGCTCGATGCGATTGGCTCGACCATCCAAAAAATCAGCAACGCCCAAAAAGGCACGTTGAAAAAACATCAAGCCGATCGAGTGATGTTCGTCATTACGACGGACGGCTTGGAGAATTCCAGCTGCGAATATACGTATAAGAAAATCCATGAAATGATCGCTTCCAAAAAGACGATGGGCTGGGAATTTATCTTTCTCGGTGCGAATATCGACGCGGTCGCAACGGCTAAAAAATTTGGCGTCGACGAAGAGTTTGCGGTGGATTACCATGCGGATGCGGAAGGGACGGAGTTGAATTACCAAGTGTTGAGCGAAGCGGTCAGTTCGTTCCGGAGCGGGAAAAAAGTGGAACGGGAGTGGAAGAAGGAGATCGAGAGAGATTATAAATCTCGAGTACAGAAGGATAATAAATAATGAGCAAATCTAATTTATAAAACTGAAGGGAACTGGTATCATATTTGGTCATTATTTCTATTAATGGTATGGACAGGTATATTTAATTCTGATATTGTTGTGAAGTCGCTTTGACACAAAAGTAACAAAAAAGTAATAAAGGAGGAAGTAGCATGAAAAAAGTATTTAAGATTGGATGTCTCGGCATCATTGGCATAGTGGTATTGATAGCCATACTGGCTGCTTTGGCCGGTGGCGGGGAAGAATCCACTGACACCGAGGGCACTACAGAAACTACTCCAGCAACAGAAGAAACAGCAGCAGAAGAAACAGCAGAAGAAGAAAATTCTGCGGAAGAAGCTGAAACTGAAGAAGCTGCTGAAACGGAAGAGCCGGTTGAAGAAGAGCCAGCAGAGCCAGAAGTGTCGACTGAGTTTGAATCTGCGCTGAACCAAGCGCAAACCTACTCTGATAGCATGCATATGTCAAAAACCGGGGTGTTTGAACAATTGACTTCTGAATACGGCGGCCAATTCCCGGAAGATGCTGCACAATACGCAATCGATAATGTAGATGCTGATTGGAAGGCGAACGCTTTGGAATCGGCCAAGACTTATCAAGACAGCATGAGCATGTCCAAGGAAGCTATTCGCGATCAATTGAGCTCCGATTACGGCGGCCAATTTACACAAGAAGAAGCAGACTACGCAATCGAAAATCTGGAATAAGAAAAAAGATGAGCCCCGGCAAACTTGCCAGGGCTCATCTTTTTTCAGTTAACCGCCTCGTATTCCGAATCCATCTGCTTCGCAGTACGGTATTTCAGAATCTGCCCCACATACCATAAGGCAACTGCCAACGTGATAACCGAGCCGATCATGGCGGCGATGTGGTATTCCATGTTCAAGCCTTCTGGTGCGTAGAAGATGTACATGGAGACAACGCCTGTCATGAACATGGCCGGTACGCCGCTGATCCAGTGCATTTTGTAGTTCTTGAGCAAATACATCGTCGCGGTCCACAACATGAACGTGGCAACCACTTGGTTGGTCCAGCCGACGTATCTCCACAAGAACGTGTAGTCGATTGTCGCCATGTAGAAAGTTGGGATGGCGAGCGGGATGGTAATCAATAGGATGCGCAAAGTGCCGTCAGTCTTAGTGAACTTCGATAGCAGGTCAGCCAAGATCATGCGCGATGAGCGAAGCGCGGTATCACCCGTTGTGATCGGCAAGATGATGACGCCGAAGATGGCAAGGATGCCGCCAAGAGTGCCAAGAAGCGAGATCGAGATGTCGTTGA
This is a stretch of genomic DNA from Planococcus maritimus. It encodes these proteins:
- a CDS encoding vWA domain-containing protein gives rise to the protein MKNETTELVFILDKSGSMAGLEKDTIGGFNALLDKQRKLPGEVRVTTVLFNQEYELLHDRISLEGISPMTDGDYEVGGMTALLDAIGSTIQKISNAQKGTLKKHQADRVMFVITTDGLENSSCEYTYKKIHEMIASKKTMGWEFIFLGANIDAVATAKKFGVDEEFAVDYHADAEGTELNYQVLSEAVSSFRSGKKVEREWKKEIERDYKSRVQKDNK
- a CDS encoding Ltp family lipoprotein, whose translation is MKKVFKIGCLGIIGIVVLIAILAALAGGGEESTDTEGTTETTPATEETAAEETAEEENSAEEAETEEAAETEEPVEEEPAEPEVSTEFESALNQAQTYSDSMHMSKTGVFEQLTSEYGGQFPEDAAQYAIDNVDADWKANALESAKTYQDSMSMSKEAIRDQLSSDYGGQFTQEEADYAIENLE